A stretch of Episyrphus balteatus chromosome 2, idEpiBalt1.1, whole genome shotgun sequence DNA encodes these proteins:
- the LOC129909588 gene encoding odorant receptor 67d-like, with translation MEQPKSTCREKFISLFMFARKCAIFVGADVFNPNFRYTWMTWFVIISTNSFFVLSGYTIYVGVYIDKDWTAILQALCMVGSAVQGLAKLYSVTISKALYRQLYNEIDDVYKIYEQKHIQYQIALNNTTSINTKFVKFIACIYIFGTLILLSVPVLYLIIFGEKIFVMQFLIPGIDPKSDFGHLLMMVAHSTCILMGSFGNFAGDVFFFLFVLQLPLFKNILKIKFEDLNDVLNDTGEDSYEKTLPLLMDILKWHQKYTTLTKTLSDVFYYVLFVEIFTTALNIGMTIFIVATGVWPAGYAYLIYSFTILYTYCGLGTLTDIANDDVCNYVYNICLWYRLSVSERKMLMMMLMKAQKPTLMTVGDVMPLSVTTALSMTKTIYSFLMMLLNFSEE, from the exons ATGGAACAACCTAAGTCAACTTGCCGCGAAAAATTCATCAGCTTATTTATGTTTGCCCGTAAATGTGCAATATTTGTTGGTGCCGATGTTTTCAATCCAAATTTTCGTTACACATGGATGACTTGGTTCGTCATAATATCGACAAATTCTTTCTTCGTCCTATCAGGCTATACCATTTATGTGGGAGTTTATATTGACAAAGATTGGACAGCCATATTGCAAGCTTTATGCATGGTAGGTAGTGCAGTGCAAGGGTTAGCTAAATTATACTCTGTCACTATAAGCAAAGCACTTTATCGTCAATTATATAACGAAATCGATGATGTCTACAAAATATACGAACAAAAACATATTCAATATCAGATTGCCCTAAATAACACTACGagtattaatacaaaatttgtcaaatttatTGCATGCATTTATATTTTTGgtacattaattttattatcaGTTCCGGTTTTGTATTTGataatttttggtgaaaaaatattcgttatgCAATTTTTGATACCTGGAATTGATCCAAAATCTGATTTTGGACATTTGTTAATGATGGTTGCCCATTCAACGTGTATTCTGATGGGATCGTTTGGTAATTTTGCTggagatgtgttttttttcttgtttgtgtTGCAGCTTCCgttgtttaaaaatatcttaaaaatcaaGTTTGAAGATCTGAATGATGTTTTAAACGATACAGGTGAAGACAGTTACGAAAAAACACTTCCTTTGTTGATGGACATTCTTAAGTGGCATCAAAAGTATACGAC GTTAACAAAGACTCTAAGTGACGTTTTCTATTACGTattatttgttgaaatttttacGACCGCTTTAAACATTGGAATGACAATTTTTATAGTGGCAACTGGAGTTTGGCCAGCTGGTTATGCGTATTTGATATACTCGTTCACTATTCTTTATACCTATTGTGGACTTGGAACGCTGACGGACATAGCT aatgaTGACGTTTGCAATTACGTGTACAATATTTGTTTGTGGTACAGACTGTCAGTGTCGGAACGTaaaatgttgatgatgatgctgatgaAGGCTCAAAAACCAACTTTAATGACGGTGGGGGATGTTATGCCACTATCTGTTACTACGGCACTGTCAATGACAAAAACGATTTACAGCTTTTTAATGATGTTGTTGAACTTTTCTGAGGAATAA